Proteins co-encoded in one Papilio machaon chromosome 24, ilPapMach1.1, whole genome shotgun sequence genomic window:
- the LOC106717372 gene encoding cytochrome P450 4c3, which translates to MLVLGLSVIAFALYWTWRSRVTSRLEPPAYPGGIPFIGHAHLLIGDSIFLWNAVKELSYTSLQVGGVISASIGPRTIYVVTDPDDCLTVSNACLQKDNFYNFAKPWLGEGLVTGILPIWKHHRKLLNPAFSQLVLDGFQGVFNSQSRRLVRDMAAEVGKGPFDHWAYTRRNALETICLTALGVDFCENSVLNSQYEHAAEQMFNVLVERFQKFWLHSDFIYNWSSLKKKQERCLEILHNMSNTVLKTRKASYLNNKKNGLEASTGTKFKAFLDLLLELSIEKGAFNDLEIREQVDTMIVGGHDTSANVLMFALVMIGSYPKVQERIIEELYDIFGNDDRDVTKQDLSQLVYLEAVLKETMRVYPIVPVTARWLDRNVKLKNYTLTAGRTCFMLVYGVHRHAMWGPDAEEFKPERWLDSATLPHSPNAFAAFNMGRRICIGKTYAYLSMKTTLAHLLRHYRVQADHSKMILKLDVMLKPECGHFISIEKR; encoded by the exons ATGTTGGTATTAGGATTATCTGTTATCGCGTTCGCATTGTACTGGACGTGGCGATCGCGTGTGACGTCACGTCTGGAACCCCCCGCTTACCCTGGAGGGATACCGTTTATTGGACACGCGCACCTTTTGATAGGAGACAGTATTT ttttatggAATGCTGTAAAGGAATTGTCATATACCAGTTTGCAAGTGGGCGGTGTTATATCTGCTTCGATTGGACCTAGGACTATTTAtg TTGTAACAGATCCTGACGATTGTTTGACTGTCTCTAACGCGTGTTTACAAAAGGacaatttctataattttgcCAAGCCCTGGCTCGGAGAAGGTTTAGTCACTGGAATAC TGCCAATATGGAAGCATCATCGAAAGTTACTGAACCCAGCGTTCAGTCAGCTCGTGCTGGACGGTTTCCAGGGAGTTTTCAATAGTCAATCTCGTCGCCTGGTGAGAGACATGGCGGCAGAGGTAGGGAAGGGGCCTTTCGATCACTGGGCTTACACGAGAAGGAATGCTTTGGAGACTATTTGct TGACCGCTCTGGGAGTTGATTTCTGCGAGAACAGCGTCCTGAATAGTCAGTACGAGCACGCGGCGGAGCAGATGTTCAACGTGCTGGTGGAGAGGTTCCAGAAGTTCTGGCTCCACAGCGACTTTATATACAACTGGTCGagtttgaagaagaaacaagAGAGATGTCTGGAGATACTACACAATATGTCAAATACG GTTCTAAAAACACGTAAAGCTtcatacttaaataataagaagaaTGGATTAGAAGCATCGACAG GTACAAAATTCAAGGCGTTTTTGGATCTTCTACTAGAATTATCTATAGAGAAAGGAGCGTTCAATGATTTGGAGATAAGAGAACAAGTGGATACAATGATAGTCGGAGGTCACGACACTTCGGCTAATGTTCTTATGTTCGCCTTAGTTATGATTGGATCATATCCGAAGGTGCAGGAGCGAATAATCGAAGA gcTATACGACATTTTTGGGAACGATGACAGAGATGTGACAAAGCAAGATTTATCTCAATTAGTATATTTAGAGGCCGTGTTGAAGGAAACAATGCGGGTGTACCCCATCGTACCTGTGACTGCGAGGTGGCTTGACAGAAATGTCAAACTAA agaACTACACATTAACCGCTGGTCGCACATGCTTTATGTTAGTGTACGGGGTCCACAGACACGCCATGTGGGGACCTGACGCTGAGGAGTTCAAGCCCGAACGCTGGCTGGACTCAGCCACTTTGCCGCACAGTCCCAACGCCTTTGCCGCATTTAATATGGGCAGAAGAATCTGTATTG gtAAAACGTACGCCTATTTATCGATGAAAACAACTTTGGCTCACCTATTACGTCACTACCGAGTACAAGCCGACCACAGCAAGATGATATTAAAACTTGACGTCATGCTTAAACCCGAGTGCGGTCACTTCATATCCATAGAGAAGAGATGA